A window from Henckelia pumila isolate YLH828 unplaced genomic scaffold, ASM3356847v2 CTG_466, whole genome shotgun sequence encodes these proteins:
- the LOC140872638 gene encoding uncharacterized protein, producing MATGETPFSMVYGSEAVLPVEIGQISSRVQYYQEGETMARAQELDLIEEKREQADVRMKAYRSRIMRAFNQKVKPRDFQIGDLVLRKVNPAGEVKKLEAKWEGPYKVIRRIGGNAWYLEDSKGKVLQRPWNTMHLKSYYP from the coding sequence ATGGCTACAGGAGAAACACCTTTCAGTATGGTGTATGGGTCTGAAGCTGTGTTACCAGTGGAGATCGGGCAGATATCCTCCCGAGTACAATACTACCAGGAAGGGGAAACCATGGCCCGAGCGCAGGAgctggacctgattgaagaaaaaaGAGAACAAGCCGATGTACGAATGAAAGCTTATCGAAGCAGGATAATGAGAGCTTTCAACCAAAAGGTCAAACCTAGAGACTTCCAGATAGGAGATCTGGTATTAAGGAAGGTAAACCCGGCGGGAGAGGTAAAAAAGTTGGAAGCAAAATGGGAAGGGCCCTACAAAGTCATTCGGAGGATAGGAGGAAACGCTTGGTATCTGGAAGACAGCAAAGGAAAAGTCCTACAAAGGCCCTGGAATACCATGCATCTCAAGTCTTATTATCCTTAA
- the LOC140872637 gene encoding uncharacterized protein has protein sequence MRLILLLEGSLYHLFQQQPTRPSASLFKVVARRPLMSSAPPLHNLATAMPGPLDRRSNSRPNHRHSVPHGGQPHAAHGPPSSSAVAYTATSPGPFDGILDSRATHHVIADLSNLSLHTLYVGFDGVIVGDGNGLPITHTSCLLPPSSSPTLLFSHALCVPSINKNLLSVSQICKTNDVIVDFSSSDFQVQDPRTGDILHQGPLKDGVYSWSASPFSPPLALSASSAYFCYKLSSGRVFVSRHVVFVEFTFHFASGGSANGLCSGTPRGSPVEDPRVLDSLPVESFDPCPARPLHLPLSPNVQPDPAPILAARPSPEPPATHAVPPSKPPPPPPDSNTHPMNTGYYNIFWPNTRFGLIAITDTATSEPTSHTLALKDPHWRAAMSEEFDALLRNVTWDLVPSDMAQNVVGCKWVFRRKRKSEGSIDRYKALLGQLDECVYMAQPPGFIDSDFPAHVSKLNKEIYGLKQAPRACVIMYLLFYVDDLILTGNDVAAL, from the exons ATGAGGCTCATCTTGTTGCTCGAAGGGTCTCTCTATCATCTCTTCCAGCAACAGCCCACACGACCTAGCGCTTCACTCTTCAAGGTCGTCGCACGCCGCCCGCTCATGTCGTCGGCGCCTCCCCTCCACAACCTCGCCACGGCGATGCCTGGTCCTCTTGATCGACGTTCCAACAGCAGGCCCAACCACAGG CATTCTGTGCCTCATGGTGGCCAACCACACGCTGCACATGGCCCGCCATCATCCTCGGCAGTCGCTTATACTGCCACCTCTCCTGGTCCGTTTGACGGGATCTTAGACTCTAGAGCCACTCATCATGTGATAGCTGATCTCTCCAATCTCTCTCTGCACACTCTGTATGTTGGCTTTGATGGTGTTATTGTTGGTGATGGCAATGGTCTCCCCATTACTCACACAAGTTGTCTCCTACCACCCTCCAGTTCCCCTACACTTTTGTTTTCACATGCCCTATGCGTTCCTTCAATTAACAAAAATCTGTTATCTGTGTCTCAAATTTGTAAAACTAATGATGTCATTGTTGATTTCTCTTCCTCTGATTTTCAGGTGCAGGATCCTCGCACGGGGGATATTCTCCATCAAGGTCCACTTAAAGATGGTGTCTACTCATGGTCTGCGTCTCCGTTCTCTCCGCCACTGGCCCTTTCTGCTTCT AGCGCCTATTTTTGCTACAAGCTATCTTCTGGTAGAGTCTTTGTTTCTCGTCATGTTGTCTTTGTTGAGTTTACGTTTCATTTTGCCAGTGGTGGTTCGGCCAATGGACTTTGCTCGGGTACGCCGCGTGGATCGCCTGTGGAGGACCCCCGTGTCCTTGATTCTTTACCTGTTGAATCCTTCGACCCATGCCCGGCTCGACCTCTACATCTACCTTTGTCCCCAAATGTCCAGCCCGATCCCGCACCCATTTTGGCTGCACGGCCATCCCCCGAGCCACCAGCCACCCACGCCGTTCCACCTTCCAAACCACCGCCTCCCCCTCCTGATTCCAACACTCATCCCATG aatacgggttactacaatattTTTTGGCCAAATACCCGCTTCGGTCTCATTGCTATCACTGACACAGCCACGTCTGAGCCTACATCACATACTCTTGCTCTCAAGGATCCTCACTGGCGTGCTGCCATGTCTGAGGAGTTTGATGCGCTTCTTCGTAATGTTACTTGGGATCTTGTTCCGTCCGATATGGCCCAGAATGTTGTTGGTTGCAAATGGGTCTTTCGGCGTAAGCGGAAATCTGAGGGTTCTATTGATCGCTACAAGGCCCTTCTG GGTCAGTTGGACGAATGTGTTTATATGGCTCAGCCGCCTGGTTTTATTGACTCTGATTTTCCGGCGCATGTCTCCAAGTTAAACAAAGAAATTTATGGTCTTAAACAGGCACCCCGGGCCTG TGTCATCATGTATCTTCTCTTCTATGTCGATGATTTAATTCTTACAGGAAATGATGTTGCTGCTCTTTAG